Proteins encoded in a region of the Dreissena polymorpha isolate Duluth1 chromosome 6, UMN_Dpol_1.0, whole genome shotgun sequence genome:
- the LOC127835946 gene encoding uncharacterized protein LOC127835946 — protein sequence MGSAPGPNKIPYKVYKMCPLLLRRLWNLLKVIWRKGIIPDEWLHAEGIFTPKEKNSKHNIQFRTISLLNVEGKIFFAILARRLTTYLTTHGYIDTTVQKGGVPGFSECVEHTSAISQLIREAKVNKSDLTVVWLDLANAYGSIPHKLIESALQYYHIPEHVQGMINAYLSGMKLRFIVGEKMTAWQRLEKGIVTGCTISVVLFVMGMNLIINPANKETRGPKTSTGLHLPTNRGFMDDLTVTTQTHIQARWVLKVLEEAATWARMNFKPKKSRRKFKAWLFQNALLPRLMWPLMLYEIPTSSVECLERKISRHLRRWLGIPPSFTSIGLYGRSKQLHLPLSSLVEEFKVAKTRLVVTLKQSQDSLIRNAGIETRTGRKWSASQAVEQAEKRLQQKDNVGITAVGRQGLGSSKITLWSSAGNMERRRMVQDEVRAAEEEDRRAKAVALGAQGAWTKWTTTKRKLTWADIWSYEPLRIAFLLRSVYDLLPSPSNLHRWGLQDHPKCQLCDKTETMEHILSSCTTALTQGRYRWRHDSVLQELADKLERERTKKRPRQKPQMIQFVKKGHNAPKKLQPTSSVLDESDQ from the exons ATGGGATCAGCCCCAGGACCAAACAAGATACCATACAAGGTCTACAAGATGTGCCCTCTCCTGCTGCGTAGACTATGGAACCTACTTAAGGTAATCTGGAGGAAGGGGATAATACCTGATGAGTGGCTACATGCCGAAGGTATATTTACTCCAAAGGAGAAGAACTCCAAACACAACATCCAGTTCAGAACAATATCTTTGCTAAACGTGGAAGGCAAGATATTCTTCGCCATCTTAGCCAGAAGACTGACAACCTACCTTACCACACATGGGTACATTGATACGACAGTTCAGAAGGGTGGAGTGCCAGGCTTCTCAGAGTGTGTGGAGCATACCAGTGCAATCAGCCAGCTCATTAGAGAAGCAAAGGTGAACAAATCAGACCTGACTGTAGTATGGCTAGACCTTGCAAACGCTTACGGATCTATTCCACATAAGCTAATCGAATCAGCCCTCCAGTACTACCATATCCCTGAACACGTCCAAGGGATGATCAATGCGTACTTGAGTGGAATGAAACTGCGCTTCATTGTTGGCGAGAAGATGACAGCTTGGCAGAGACTGGAGAAGGGAATAGTGACCGGGTGTACCATCTCAGTTGTCCTGTTTGTGATGGGCATGAACCTCATAATCAACcctgcaaacaaagaaacccgCGGGCCTAAGACATCTACAGGGTTACACCTGCCAACAAACAGAGGCTTCATGGACGACCTGACAGTGACaacacagacacacatacaagCAAGATGGGTACTGAAGGTATTGGAGGAGGCAGCCACCTGGGCTAGAATGAATTTCAAACCCAAGAAGTCCAGAA GAAAGTTCAAGGCATGGCTCTTCCAGAATGCACTTCTCCCCAGACTGATGTGGCCCCTTATGCTATATGAAATACCTACATCCTCTGTCGAATGCTTGGAGAGAAAGATCAGCAGACACCTGCGCCGATGGCTGGGAATACCACCAAGCTTTACCAGCATCGGATTGTATGGGCGATCGAAACAGCTACATCTCCCGCTATCATCACTAGTGGAGGAGTTCAAAGTTGCAAAGACACGACTGGTAGTGACGCTCAAGCAATCGCAGGACAGTTTAATCCGAAATGCTGGGATTGAAACTAGGACAGGGAGAAAGTGGTCAGCAAGCCAAGCAGTCGAACAGGCCGAGAAAAGACTCCAGCAAAAAGACAATGTCGGCATCACAGCTGTAGGCAGACAGGGGCTAGGCAGCTCCAAGATAACATTATGGAGCTCTGCTGGAAACATGGAAAGGAGGAGAATGGTGCAAGATGAAGTCAGAGCAGCAGAAGAAGAAGACAGAAGAGCGAAAGCTGTGGCTTTGGGTGCCCAAGGTGCGTGGACGAAGTGGACAACGACAAAAAGAAAACTGACCTGGGCTGATATATGGAGCTACGAACCACTGAGAATAGCGTTCCTGCTCAGATCAGTCTATGACCTGCTACCGTCACCCTCAAACCTGCACAGATGGGGTCTACAGGACCACCCCAAGTGCCAATTGTGTGACAAGACAGAAACCATGGAACATATTCTGTCATCGTGTACCACAGCCCTCACCCAAGGACGCtacaggtggagacacgacaGTGTTCTTCAGGAACTCGCTGACAAGTTGGAGCGCGAGAGGACCAAGAAGAGGCCCAGACAGAAACCCCAAATGATTCAGTTCGTGAAGAAAGGACATAACGCGCCTAAAAAACTGCAGCCTACCAGTTCTGTATTAGATGAATCTGATCAGTAG